From a single Phragmites australis chromosome 7, lpPhrAust1.1, whole genome shotgun sequence genomic region:
- the LOC133923953 gene encoding glycerol-3-phosphate dehydrogenase SDP6, mitochondrial, with product MAALRLRRAGAALAAASAVIAVGAAAAWPSASASDPSTAALEAARQLVAQPGAAPPPRAAQRAVLAGSTPAEPLDVLVVGGGATGCGVALDAATRGLRVGLVEREDFSSGTSSRSTKLIHGGVRYLEKAVFNLDYGQLKLVFHALKERKQVIANAPHLCHALPCMTPCFNWFEVVYYWFGLKFYDLVAGRRLLHLSRYYSVDESVELFPTLAKNDHNRSLRGTVVYYDGQMNDSRLNVGLACTAAVVGAAVLNYAEVVSLIKDKSEERIIGARIRDTLSGKEFEAFAKVVVNAAGPFCDSVRKMADSNAVPMICPSSGVHIVLPDYYSPEGMGLIVPKTKDGRVVFMLPWLGRTVAGTTDSSTAITMLPEPHEDEIQFILDAISDYLNVQVRRSDVLSAWSGIRPLAMDPSAKNTESISRDHVVFEDYPGLITITGGKWTTYRSMAEDAVNAAVRSGNLKPANGCVTDNLRIVGGYGWDPASFTVLAQNYRRMKRTYGGKVIPGAVDSAISKHLSHAYGTLAEQVATIAQNEGLGKRLAHGYPFLEAEVAYCARHEYCESAVDFVARRCRLAFLDTDAARRALPRIIEILASEHKWDKARQKVELQKGKEFLETFKSSKNAQFSDGKHNGR from the exons ATGGCCGCGTTGCGCCTCCGCCGCGCgggcgccgccctcgccgccgcctccgccgtcaTCGCGGTCGGCGCTGCCGCGGCCTGGCCGTCAGCGTCCGCCTCCGACCCCTCCACCGCGGCCCTCGAGGCGGCGCGGCAGCTCGTGGCTCAGCCGGGGGCGGCGCCGCCCCCGCGCGCCGCGCAGCGTGCGGTTCTGGCGGGTTCGACGCCCGCGGAGCCCCTCGACGTGCTcgtcgtcggcggcggggcCACCGGCTGCGGGGTCGCGCTTGATGCCGCTACCCGTGGGCTCCGGGTGGGCCTCGTGGAGCGTGAGGACTTCTCCTCCGGGACCTCCTCCCGATCCACCAAACTTATCCACGGCG GTGTGCGCTACTTGGAGAAGGCAGTGTTCAATCTTGATTATGGGCAGCTGAAACTTGTTTTTCATGCGCTTAAAGAACGCAAGCAGGTTATTGCGAATGCTCCCCATTTATGCCATGCTTTGCCGTGCATGACTCCTTGCTTTAACTGGTTTGAGGTTGTATACTACTGGTTTGGTTTGAAGTTTTATGATCTTGTCGCTGGAAGAAGGCTACTACATTTGTCACGATATTATTCTGTAGATGAATCAGTTGAGCTGTTCCCAACCCTTGCAAAAAATGACCATAATCGTAGCCTCAGAGGAACAGTAGTATATTATGATGGTCAAATGAATGACTCTCGGTTGAATGTGGGGTTGGCATGCACGGCTGCAGTTGTTGGTGCAGCTGTTCTCAATTATGCTGAAGTGGTCTCCCTCATTAAGGATAAATCTGAGGAGAGAATCATTGGTGCACGCATTCGTGACACACTATCAG GTAAGGAGTTTGAAGCCTTTGCAAAGGTTGTTGTTAATGCGGCAGGACCATTCTGTGACTCTGTGAGGAAGATGGCTGACAGTAATGCAGTGCCCATGATCTGTCCAAGCAGTGGGGTGCACATTGTACTTCCTGATTACTATTCCCCTGAAGGGATGGGGCTAATTGTCCCTAAAACCAAGGATGGtagagttgtatttatgttgcCATGGTTGGGAAGGACGGTTGCGGGAACAACTGATTCTAGTACGGCAATAACAATGCTTCCTGAACCACATGAGGATGAAATACAGTTTATACTGGATGCAATCTCCGACTATCTTAATGTTCAG GTAAGGCGTTCTGACGTTCTTTCTGCCTGGAGTGGCATACGTCCTTTGGCCATGGATCCATCTGCAAAGAACACTGAAAGTATTTCTCGAGATCATGTTGTATTTGAAGACTACCCAGGGCTAATAACAATTACCGGTGGAAAATGGACAACTTATAGGAG TATGGCTGAAGATGCTGTAAATGCAGCAGTAAGGTCAGGGAATTTGAAGCCAGCAAATGGTTGTGTGACAGATAATTTGCGAATTGTTGGTGGATATGGATGGGATCCTGCTTCTTTTACTGTCCTTGCTCAGAATTATAGGCGAATGAAAAGGACATATGGTGGCAAAGTTATTCCAGGTGCAGTGGACAGTGCTATATCGAAACATCTGTCACATGCATATGGAACTTTGGCTGAACAAGTGGCTACTATTGCCCAG aaCGAAGGCTTGGGAAAGCGACTTGCTCATGGATACCCTTTTTTGGAAGCTGAAGTAGCTTACTGTGCTCGTCATGAGTATTGTGAATCTGCTGTGGATTTTGTTGCAAGGAGATGCCGGCTTGCTTTCCTCGACACAGATGCTGCCAGGAGAGCTCTGCCCCGGATCATTGAGATTTTAGCTTCAGAGCACAAGTGGGACAAGGCAAGGCAGAAGGTTGAACTGCAGAAGGGTAAAGAGTTCTTGGAAACATTCAAATCATCCAAGAACGCCCAATTCAGTGACGGGAAACATAATG GACGATGA